A window of Polyodon spathula isolate WHYD16114869_AA chromosome 22, ASM1765450v1, whole genome shotgun sequence contains these coding sequences:
- the LOC121296977 gene encoding endoplasmic reticulum-Golgi intermediate compartment protein 1 isoform X2 has product MAFDVRRLDIYRKVPKDLTQPTYTGAFIVGLDIQDEMGRHEVGHIDNSMKIPLNNGYGCRFEGKFTVNKVPGNFHVSTHSATAQPQSPDMTHIIHKLTFGEKLQVHTIHGAFNALAGSDRLASNPLASHDYILKIVPTVYEDMAGKHRFSYQYTVANKEYVAYSHTGRIIPAIWFRYDLSPITVKYTERRQPLYRFITTICAIIGGTFTVAGIIDSCIFTASEAWKKIQLGKMS; this is encoded by the exons ATGGCTTTCGATGTGAGGAG GCTTGACATCTACAGGAAGGTGCCTAAAGACCTGACCCAGCCAACCTACACTGGAGCCTTCA TCGTTGGGTTAGATATTCAGGATGAGATGGGCAGACACGAGGTGGGTCACATCGACAACTCCATGAAGATCCCTCTGAACAACGGCTATGGCTGCAGGTTCGAAGGGAAGTTCACTGTAAACAAG GTACCGGGTAACTTCCACGTATCGACCCACAGTGCCACGGCTCAGCCACAGAGCCCTGACATGACCCACATCATTCACAAACTCACCTTTGGAGAGAAACTGCAG GTGCACACTATTCATGGAGCCTTCAATGCCTTGGCGGGATCCGACAGACTGGCATCCAACC cactTGCGTCCCACGACTACATCTTAAAGATAGTGCCCACTGTGTATGAAGACATGGCCGGCAAACACAGGTTCTCCTATCAGTACACTGTGGCCAATAAG GAATACGTGGCTTACAGTCACACAGGCCGCATCATCCCGGCTATCTGGTTCCGCTATGACCTGAGCCCCATCACTGTGAAGTACACAGAGAGACGGCAGCCCCTGTACCGCTTCATCACCACG ATCTGTGCCATCATTGGAGGCACCTTCACTGTGGCTGGCATCATCGACTCCTGCATCTTCACTGCCTCCGAGGCCTGGAAGAAGATCCAGCTCGGGAAAATGTCCTGA
- the LOC121296977 gene encoding endoplasmic reticulum-Golgi intermediate compartment protein 1 isoform X1, with amino-acid sequence MAFDVRRLDIYRKVPKDLTQPTYTGAFISICCCLFMLFLFLSELTGFIATELVNELYVDDPDKDSGGKIDVSLNISLPNLNCDLVGLDIQDEMGRHEVGHIDNSMKIPLNNGYGCRFEGKFTVNKVPGNFHVSTHSATAQPQSPDMTHIIHKLTFGEKLQVHTIHGAFNALAGSDRLASNPLASHDYILKIVPTVYEDMAGKHRFSYQYTVANKEYVAYSHTGRIIPAIWFRYDLSPITVKYTERRQPLYRFITTICAIIGGTFTVAGIIDSCIFTASEAWKKIQLGKMS; translated from the exons ATGGCTTTCGATGTGAGGAG GCTTGACATCTACAGGAAGGTGCCTAAAGACCTGACCCAGCCAACCTACACTGGAGCCTTCA TTTCCATTTGCTGTTGCCTTTTCATGCTTTTTCTCTTCCTGTCCGAGCTCACTGGGTTTATAGCCACAGAACT AGTAAATGAACTTTATGTGGATGACCCAGATAAGGACAGTGGAGGGAAGATCGATGTGAGTTTAAACATCAGTTTGCCCAACTTGAACTGTGATC TCGTTGGGTTAGATATTCAGGATGAGATGGGCAGACACGAGGTGGGTCACATCGACAACTCCATGAAGATCCCTCTGAACAACGGCTATGGCTGCAGGTTCGAAGGGAAGTTCACTGTAAACAAG GTACCGGGTAACTTCCACGTATCGACCCACAGTGCCACGGCTCAGCCACAGAGCCCTGACATGACCCACATCATTCACAAACTCACCTTTGGAGAGAAACTGCAG GTGCACACTATTCATGGAGCCTTCAATGCCTTGGCGGGATCCGACAGACTGGCATCCAACC cactTGCGTCCCACGACTACATCTTAAAGATAGTGCCCACTGTGTATGAAGACATGGCCGGCAAACACAGGTTCTCCTATCAGTACACTGTGGCCAATAAG GAATACGTGGCTTACAGTCACACAGGCCGCATCATCCCGGCTATCTGGTTCCGCTATGACCTGAGCCCCATCACTGTGAAGTACACAGAGAGACGGCAGCCCCTGTACCGCTTCATCACCACG ATCTGTGCCATCATTGGAGGCACCTTCACTGTGGCTGGCATCATCGACTCCTGCATCTTCACTGCCTCCGAGGCCTGGAAGAAGATCCAGCTCGGGAAAATGTCCTGA